A DNA window from Purpureocillium takamizusanense chromosome 9, complete sequence contains the following coding sequences:
- a CDS encoding uncharacterized protein (EggNog:ENOG503PXN1) has translation MFSRGIRLGDGDVDDDEKTHNSRNCCQQIIHLPCRMVQSVAGWFLTCWRHQESRRNSHISNSSSSSSGGGASRRRRGPVDDCRPLLGGGRERGTPTTPRFPTHAAASFLKTGTSRKMRDANSIL, from the coding sequence ATGTTTTCCAGAGGCATTAGgctcggagacggcgacgttgacgacgacgaaaagACTCACAACAGCCGCAACTGCTGCCAGCAAATCATCCACCTACCCTGCAGAATGGTACAGTCTGTCGCGGGCTGGTTCTTAACATGCTGGCGGCACCAAGAGTCGAGGAGGAACAGCCACATCAGCAacagtagtagcagcagcagtggcggcggcgcgtcaaGGCGCAGGAGAGGCCCCGTGGACGACTGTCGCCCGCTGCtgggaggaggccgagagcgGGGGACGCCTACGACCCCACGATTCCCAACGCACGCGGCGGCTTCGTTCCTCAAGACGGGGACGTCGAGGAAGATGCGTGATGCGAACAGCATCTTGTGA
- a CDS encoding uncharacterized protein (EggNog:ENOG503P335) — MADHKYQRRAGQQFDEEVSANVLGLIQETEQAFEAVGNAVNDARSVSRLSDSLHLAAPSPNVPRVHSRGPSAPAAERLQPAPPPPKAAEPKPPAKKSGGGLRRAMIEGVGSKLLGQRFKRIVADEMLTPARIEELKKKREQAEAEEEAKLQLACEVPINEQSDKVDTPEEPFHLESFVTHEGAPAVASPSKTAGVNARSVSPGTADADTRRLTPPQHNEHSRGSAEYTTTHDDTATENSSLLSAPSRSPTPSRLSPEPRRLSTIPEIIIDPCPSQEETLDDEPATATVRHDPRRDSDDEFVYLKGTEISFTNRSFRHGPIACHRPEPNQRDAELEVDESVDWTAFHMAIMGGAGDLASGLYEDEQEDMADEMAEWFEGFGFETHGQLVPSRDDSSRSSSQSDTSSSPSTIDLDSDLPIPVHMEHSNLYHAQGRNDGSVDPTAAPFDGIRFFRSSSLRRWRAMEEPAYWAPTIRRDSGRKPMKRPDPLVVGSEDYGYGDVSESVVDMAPMGCNLENDLGDYLRWGSQHVGAPL, encoded by the exons ATGGCCGACCACAAGTACCAAAGGCGAGCGGGCCAACAATTCGACGAGGAGGTGTCGGCAAATGTTCTCGGTCTCATTCAAGAGACGGAGCAAGCCTTCGAGGCTGTCGGAAACGCCGTCAATGATGCGAGGTCGGTCTCACGGCTGTCCGATTCACTTCACCTTGCTGCGCCGTCCCCGAATGTCCCCCGAGTTCACTCTCGTGGCCCATCTGCGCCTGCGGCCGAGCGACTCCAGCCCGCACCTCCGCCACCCAAAGCAGCAGAGCCCAAACC gccggccaagaagagcGGAGGCGGCCTTCGCAGGGCAATGATTGAGGGCGTTGGGAGCAAGCTCTTGGGCCAGCGCTTCAAGCGCATCGTGGCAGACGAGATGCTCACCCCTGCGCGCATAGAAGAGCTCAAGAAGAAACGCGAGCAAGCCGAGGCCGAAGAAGAGGCCAAATTGCAGCTGGCGTGCGAAGTCCCGATCAATGAGCAGAGCGACAAGGTGGACACGCCAGAAGAGCCCTTTCACCTGGAGAGCTTTGTCACACATGAGGGCGCGCCCGCTgtggcgtcgccatcgaaGACGGCCGGCGTCAACGCCAGAAGTGTGAGCCCCGGGACAGCAGACGCCGACACAAGGCGTCTTACACCTCCGCAGCATAACGAACATAGTCGAGGGTCGGCAGAATACACAACCACGCATGACGACACGGCTACTGAAAACAGTTCCCTTCTCAGTGCTCCATCCAGGAGCCCAACACCGAGCAGACTATCTCCAGAGCCGAGACGGCTTTCGACGATACCTGAAATAATAATCGATCCGTGTCCATCGCAGGAGGAGAcgctggacgacgagccggccaCCGCAACGGTACGACATGACCCGCGCAgggactcggacgacgagtTTGTTTATCTCAAGGGCACCGAAATCTCCTTTACCAATCGCTCCTTTCGGCACGGGCCTATCGCGTGTCACAGGCCGGAGCCGAACCAGAGAGACGCCGAGTTGGAGGTTGACGAGTCGGTGGACTGGACGGCTTTCCACATGGCCATTatgggcggcgctggagatCTCGCGTCGGGCCTGTACGAGGACGAGCAAGAagacatggccgacgagaTGGCGGAGTGGTTCGAGGGGTTTGGGTTTGAGACGCACGGGCAGCTCGTGCCGAGCCGCGACGACTCGTCACGGAGCTCCTCGCAGAGCGatacgtcgtcgtcgccgtcgacgattGACTTGGACTCGGACCTCCCCATTCCCGTCCACATGGAACATTCCAACTTGTATCATGCACAAGGCCGCAATGACGGGTCTGTCGAcccgacagcggcgccatTCGATGGGATTCGATTCTTCCGAAGCAGCAGCCTTCGACGCTGGAGGGCTATGGAGGAACCAGCATACTGGGCCCCGACGATTCGTCGAGACTCTGGAAGGAAGCCGATGAAGAGGCCAGACCCGTTGGTAGTGGGCAGCGAGGACTATGGCTACGGCGACGTGAGCGAGAGCGTCGTAGACATGGCCCCGATGGGCTGCAACCTGGAGAACGACTTGGGTGACTATCTCCGGTGGGGTTCGcagcacgtcggcgcccCGTTGTGA
- the rad1 gene encoding Exodeoxyribonuclease III (BUSCO:EOG092648O6~EggNog:ENOG503NWHR~COG:D~COG:L): protein MAPDAPPILRAVATSTRPMYQLLRCINFAPRVHVQITEEGIRFASDHARVMQGVAFLDKALFSSYSVNLPPAEDGEAPELPNFQISLASFLEVLQIFGAVDVATRAQKAEADPYRSNLRNYKPDAFSNQTLGISGTCTLLYGEEGDPFKITIEESGVKTTAGLMTYLPEVPEDIPFDRTDLSFKIIMQSRTLLDSLAEISPTSPERLTITAVKTTPYLSLAGTSDLGSSGVDFARGRDLLETFNIASRWSQTFKFDFIKSSTEAMRIASKVSLRGDGQGVLSLQFMVDMEGGKRSFLDFRFVPFMMHEEEEGAGAEGEED from the exons ATGGCGCCGGATGCGCCCCCGATCCTGCGAGCTGTGGCCACGTCCACGCGGCCCATGTACCAGCTTCTGAGATGCATCAACTTCGCGCCACGAGTCCATGTCCAGATTACAGAGGAAGGCATACGATTTGCGTCCGACCATGCGCGTGTTATGCAAG GCGTTGCTTTTCTGGACAAGGCCCTGTTCTCTTCGTACTCTGTCAATCTTCCCCCAGCCGAGGATGGGGAAGCACCGGAGCTCCCCAACTTCCAGATATCTCTGGCATCAttcctcgaggtcctccaGATCTTTGGGGCTGTCGACGTGGCAACACGGGCGCAAAAGGCCGAAGCAGACCCGTATCGGAGCAACCTGCGCAACTACAAGCCTGATGCGTTTAGTAACCAGACTTTGGGCATCTCTGGGACTTGCACCTTACTTTATGGAGAGGAAGGGGATCCGTTCAAAATTACCATCGAGGAGTCGGGCGTCAAGACCACGGCTGGCTTGATGACTTACCTGCCCGAGGTGCCTGAAGATATCCCGTTTGACCGGACCGACCTCTCATTCAAGATCATCATGCAGTCGCGCACTCTTTTGGACTCACTGGCAGAGATTTCTCCCACATCGCCGGAGAGACTGACCATCACCGCTGTCAAGACGACGCCTTATCTGTCTCTGGCCGGGACCAGCGATCTCGGTAGCTCTGGGGTGGACTTTGCGCGAGGCAGGGACTTGCTCGAGACATTCAACATTGCCAGCCGATGGTCGCAGACATTCAAATTTGACTTTATCAAGAGCTCGACCGAGGCGATGCGCATTGCGAGCAAGGTTAGTCTACGGGGTGATGGGCAAGGGGTTTTGAGCTTGCAGTTCATGGTCGACATGGAAGGAGGAAAGCGAAGCTTTCTGGACTTTCGATTCGTTCCGTTCATGATgcatgaggaggaggagggcgcgggAGCTGAGGGGGAAGAGGATTGA
- the GCN5 gene encoding Histone acetyltransferase (COG:B~COG:K~EggNog:ENOG503NVPK) has product MSDIKEESAKRKASEDPSSPSASKRIKHDESAEPQEDKKQEIKPIPFPDKPAVIEERNGEIEFRVVNNDGDRDSLIILTGLKCIFQKQLPKMPKDYIARLVYDRTHLSIAIVKKPLEVIGGITYRPFKGRHFAEIVFCAISSDQQVKGYGAHMMSHLKDYVKASSDVMHFLTYADNYAIGYFKKQGFTKEITLDKKIWMGYIKDYEGGTIMQCSMLPRIRYLEMGRMLLKQKECVQAKIRAYSKSHNVHPPPKDWKNGIKEINPLDIPAIRESGWSPDMDELARQPRHGPNYNQLLHLLNDLQNHNSAWPFLVPVNRDEVADYYDVIKEPMDLSTMESKLEADQYATPEDFTRDARLIFENCRKYNNENTPYAKSANKLEKYMWQQIKAVPEWSHLEPEK; this is encoded by the exons ATGTCCGACATTAAGGAAGAGA GTGCTAAGCGCAAGGCCTCGGAGgacccctcctccccgtcggcATCCAAACGCATCAAGCACGATGAGTCTGCCGAGCCCCAAGAGGACAAGAAGCAGGAAATAAAGCCGATTCCGTTTCCTGACAAG CCCGCCGTGATCGAAGAGCGAAATGGCGAAATCGAGTTCCGCGTGGTCAACAACGATGGCGACCGCGATTCTCTCATCATTCTCACAGGCCTAAAATGCATTTTCCAGAAGCAGCTGCCTAAGATGCCCAAGGATTACATCGCGCGCCTGGTCTACGATCGGACACATTTGTCGATTGCTATTGTCAAGAAGCCTCTTGAGGTCATCGGCGGAATCACGTACCGCCCCTTCAAGGGCCGCCACTTTGCCGAGATTGTGTTCTGCGCTATCAGCTCCGACCAGCAGGTCAAGGGATACGGCGCCCACATGATGTCTCATTTGAAGGACTACGTCAAGGCGAGCAGCGACGTGATGCATTTCCTGACGTACGCGGACAACTACGCCATCGGCTACTTCAAGAAGCAGGGCTTCACAAAGGAGATCACGCTCGACAAGAAGATATGGATGGGCTACATCAAGGACTACGAAGGCGGCACTATAATGCAGTGCTCGATGCTCCCTCGTATTCGGTACCTCGAGATGGGCCGCATGCTTCTCAAGCAAAAGGAGTGCGTCCAGGCCAAGATTCGCGCCTACTCCAAGTCGCACAATGTCCACCCGCCCCCCAAGGATTGGAAGAACGGCATCAAGGAGATCAACCCGCTCGACATCCCCGCGATCCGCGAGTCGGGCTGGTCCCccgacatggacgagctcgcgcgccagccgcgccacGGCCCCAACTACAACCAGCTCCTGCATCTGCTGAACGACCTGCAGAACCACAACTCGGCGTGGCCGTTCCTCGTCCCGGTTAACCGCGACGAAGTGGCCGACTACTACGACGTCATCAAGGAGCCCATGGATCTCAGCACCATGGAGAGCAAACTCGAGGCAGACCAGTACGCCACGCCCGAGGATTTTACCAGAGACGCACGCCTCATCTTTGAGAACTGCCGCAAGTACAACAACGAGAACACGCCGTACGCCAAGTCGGCCAACAAGCTTGAAAAATACATGTGGCAGCAGATCAAGGCCGTCCCCGAGTGGTCGCACCTCGAGCCGGAGAAGTAG
- a CDS encoding uncharacterized protein (EggNog:ENOG503NYM7~TransMembrane:3 (i56-74o511-531i658-676o)~COG:L), with translation MMARHDMSALDEFKVVARRRARLLWAWARGPGRQLAATLSLSALHQLRRNLAPRRLFSFPHALFLVWAIILLWGERWVFETKIADCDWHTWEHWPKEARPHHLVFVADPQLIDPHSYPGRPWPINPLTVLVTDNYMRRGYNALQRQLHPDSVFFLGDLFDGGREWKTESGTFVDPKWGSSRSSGEKKWVKTWHRKYGEDFWVREYQRFSNIFFDNFNAGGSSPGPMQRGKKLVASLPGNHDLGFGAQIQVPVRDRFAAFFGDVNRVDVVGNHTIVSVDTVSLSAETSQFKGQHNLRPIYGPAKEFLENVQATKRKLVQEELSVWHDTERDLRLGHKVEDIDKADTTRWPRDPGPGAPDFPTILLTHVPLYRAPGTPCGPQREHWPPTKPPKGQTGVVNPDNRNAITVAGGYQYQNVLNEETSAHLIKSVGNVVHVFSGDDHDYCEVTHSASKGGVREITVKSFSMAMGVPTPGFLMVSMYNPVGADGKPVGEATTTLQTHLCLMPNQIHMYMKYVTFIILSLVLLAVRAFLVPVLHLQPFALEPEQRTSVLPLFKDKAKAEPPDHSAHRNSSYNHHTSSLSTAANGHGNGNGARWSSKKSGKRARQWGGWAGDRGGVGIGGGPRIKLDADDFYDGGKGWKGSGARRQGSSLRMLGRELWTTTWRVAWMTVLFWAYLAREG, from the exons ATGATGGCTCGCCACGACATGTCCGCGCTCGACGAATTCAAggtcgtcgcgcggcgccgcgcgcggctgctgtgggcgtgggcgcgaGGGCCCGGGAGGCAGCTCGCCGCGACGCTCTCGCTCTCCGCGCTGCACCAGCTGCGCAGGAAcctcgccccgcgccgcctcttcAGCTTCCCGCACGCCCTGTTCCTGGTATGGGCCATCATCCTGCTGTGGGGGGAGCGCTGGGTGTTTGAGACCAAGATCGCCGACTGCGACTGGCATACCTGGGAGCATTGG CCCAAGGAGGCGAGGCCGCATcacctcgtcttcgtcgccgaccctCAGCTCATCGATCCGCACTCGTACCCAGGCCGCCCGTGGCCCATCAACCCCCTGaccgtcctcgtcaccgacAACTACATGCGCAGGGGCTACAACGCCCTGCAGCGCCAGCTGCACCCCGATAGCGTCTTCTTCCTTGGGGACCTcttcgacggcgggcgcgagtgGAAGACCGAGAGCGGGACGTTTGTGGACCCCAAATGGGGGAGCTCGCGGTCGTCGGGCGAGAAGAAGTGGGTGAAGACATGGCACCGCAAGTACGGCGAGGACTTTTGGGTGCGGGAGTACCAGCGCTTTAGCAACATCTTTTTCGACAACTTCAACGCCGGGGGCTCCAGTCCCGGGCCCATGCAGAGAGGCAAGAAACTGGTTGCGAGCCTGCCCGGCAACCATGACCTGGGCTTTGGGGCGCAGATTCAGGTGCCCGTCCGAGACCGCTTCGCGGCCTTTTTTGGCGACGTCAACcgagtcgacgtcgtcggcaacCATACCATCGTGTCGGTCGATACCGTCTCGCTGAGCGCCGAGACTTCGCAGTTTAAAGGCCAGCACAACCTGCGGCCTATATACGGCCCCGCCAAGGAGTTCCTTGAGAATGTCCAGGCGACCAAGAGAAAGCTGGTCCAGGAGGAGCTAAGCGTGTGGCACGACACCGAGAGGGACTTGCGGCTTGGCCACAAGGTGGAAGACATCGACAAGGCGGACACGACGCGTTGGCCGCGGGACCCCGGGCCCGGGGCACCCGACTTCCCCACGATCCTGCTCACCCACGTGCCACTCTACCGGGCACCCGGCACGCCTTGCGGACCGCAGCGTGAGcactggccgccgacaaagCCGCCCAAGGGGCAGACAGGCGTCGTCAACCCGGACAATCGCAACGCAATCACGGTGGCAGGCGGGTACCAGTACCAGAATGTCTTGAACGAGGAGACGTCGGCTCATCTGATCAAGAGCGTGGGCAATGTGGTACACGTCttctcgggcgacgaccacgacTACTGCGAGGTGACGCACTCGGCGTCCAAGGGAGGTGTGCGGGAGATCACCGTCAAGAGCTTCAGCATGGCCATGGGGGTGCCGACGCCCGGGTTTCTCATGGTCAGCATGTACAACCctgtcggcgccgatggcaaGCCGGTGGGCGAagccacgacgacgcttcAGACACACTTGTGCCTGATGCCGAACCAGATCCACATGTACATGAAGTACGTGACATTCATCATCCTCTCGCTGGTGCTCCTGGCGGTGCGTGCGTTCCTCGTGCCCGTCTTGCATCTGCAGCCCTTTGCGCTCGAGCCGGAGCAACGGACGAGCGTGCTCCCGCTgttcaaggacaaggccaaggccgagccgCCGGACCACTCGGCGCACCGAAACAGCAGCTACAACCACCACACGTCATCACTCTCGACAGCCGCcaacggccacggcaacggcaacggggCGCGCTGGTCGTCCAAGAAGAGCGGCAAGCGGGCGCGGCAGTGGGGCGGCTGGGCCGgtgaccgcggcggcgtcggcatcggcggcggcccacgcatcaagctcgacgccgacgacttttacgatggcggcaaggggTGGAAGGGCTCCggagcgcgccgccaggggtCGTCGCTGCGGATGCTGGGGAGGGAGCTGTGGACGACAACGTGGAGGGTGGCCTGGATGACGGTGCTGTTTTGGGCGTACCTGGCGAGGGAgggctga
- a CDS encoding uncharacterized protein (EggNog:ENOG503NVQT), which produces MSAPYWGQLPEPQVVKDRRRLSAGLDSNDDSSSRRAPNRASIQTSYTDGGLTESTFSPHSPTTSSVAGAGLAPRPPSYQRQTQSRVSRPTDHGHDTSRPAVASGLATPPAAPDVPRGPPVSYRHPHGNGGLPYTYPAAAAAATSGAPYDPEAPPAALSRNADMQPEAYYTTRQDTRFDGSSQLPVRDVAARRDADVAAQPRRPSAAGSSAERRRNMTKEEKRARVQAAEQRARQRAAAKAAADMSVARDAQAVDQYQADHNMHQEPHVVPAPVSMPAPVSVAQTMPHEPARRELPARHEPPSHRHPHEEQHDYPNPAWQEPQQTPRQHQHQHHQQQQHSHQQQPHHQQLQEVVPPRQLPPPGDSGIPQRNLSFRERTARNDGNLPGGESQPLPVGGGLALARSGSNKLRKEPPPEARYRQMGAERSVSMRQTPTGPPRSDRVVSLEARNKELPPPPPTEARAAPSHDNERYPAFVESEPIHSIHRRATEPSQRHIEIQAAPVTGHRHNVEQPAETQLAQPAVIRPQALQEAESEASHPHSPGMPSIRREDLRPGEGLYKPPEWLDEWKKGTTGTLSGALLDVTREQSSGADINKAWWETGRGGGNGNAARRKAEAFDGEYDDTTGPTRFKPPLYLKCGPLLRYCGIRRERFPTRSGGFNEREIWRGSILIVTQDAESSYEIAPMLRLFVQNVALLPRPPHQVNGDLPPEYVDPIAGHPKLGRRGETLYVRPVEQLEEAKDLSRDETDNGLFEKTKSPPDVAPADGSTDLPGSFARRRKAVGIDGEKLQKYKDARGFRLHAERGHTFWRFNIEVELQAKQQRIAYRINRGPCMGFWVPARGEAMNIMFYSCNGFSLSAKPDELSGPDPMWRDVLNSHQTQPFHVMVGGGDQLYNDCIADECQLFDQWLDARNPHHKHNAPFLPEMQDEMEEFYLERYCMWFSQGLFGLANSQIAMVNMYDDHDIFDGYGSYPDRYMNSPVFRGLGAVAFKYYMLFQHQSLMDETEMTEPSWILGDQPGPYIGELSRSVYVSVGGKVALLAVDCRTERTEHDVIGDKTWEKIMNRLYAEVRRGQVEHLLVLLGVPIAYPRLVWLENILTSRLMHPVKALGRTGVFGKALNNIDGGVEVLDDLNDHWTAKNHKHERSIIIEDLQDLAIDKSMRVTILSGDVHLAAVGQFYSNPKLGLAKHKDPRYMPNIISSAMANHPPSDLMADVLNKRNKVHHFDKQTDENMIPLFQHGVDGKARNNKHLLPHRNWCQIRAWAPGNTPPPTPPLSAYEGTPSPSPSKGGGIFRRLSSRRQPQAANFDGSRDSVRGPKPPVSGGMGFFRSLSRRNSTDGRRPAKLTRSMSLGRGEGEKRGFFGFGRRGSESRPDDGGINGQWGGDSDEDEFYGHPAHPPPAARPSGLRGGGTYDDEYAEGDESYFTARPLPPRRAVTLESQPPSAGDEEAPVIRPFHRTPTGLSTKQLKKAEQYEVDLEGGLDITLNVEVNPKDPTGITVPYRLLVPRLQYEYDPASDELAASTKRLAQEPRGFKRLFSIRRRKQEKAQETHDGPPSEEDEDGEEDEYPRH; this is translated from the exons atgtcggcgccgtaCTGGGGCCAGCTGCCAGAGCCGCAAGTCGTCAAAGACCGGCGCCGATTGTCTGCAGGGCTCGACAGCAACGAcgactcgtcgtctcgcAGAGCCCCCAACCGCGCCTCCATCCAGACCAGTTACACAGACGGCGGCCTCACCGAGTCGACCTTCAGCCCGCACTCGCCCACGACGTcgagcgtcgccggcgccggcctggccccGAGACCGCCCTCGTACCAGCGCCAAACCCAGAGCCGCGTGTCTCGCCCGACCGACCACGGTCACGACACCAGCCGCCCTGCCGTCGCTTCGGGTCTCGCGACGCCTCCTGCCGCTCCCGACGTCCCTCGCGGCCCACCCGTCAGCTACCGTCACCCTCACGGCAACGGTGGTCTGCCCTACACATacccggccgccgcagccgccgccacctcgggCGCACCCTACGATCCTGaagctcctcctgctgcgctGTCGCGGAACGCAGACATGCAGCCTGAGGCCTACTACACCACGAGGCAGGACACCCGCTTCGACGGCTCCTCGCAGCTGCCGGTGCGCGATGTCGCGGCCAGAAGGGacgcagacgtcgccgcccagccgcgtcggccgtcggcagcgggATCCTCGGCGGAACGTCGCAGAAA TATGACCAAGGAAGAGAAGAGGGCCCGggtgcaggcggcggagcaaagggcgaggcagcgcgcggccgcaaaggcggcggcggacatgTCCGTTGCAAGAGACGCCCAAGCAGTGGACCAGTACCAGGCGGATCACAACATGCATCAGGAGCCTCATGTGGTGCCTGCGCCCGTGTCTATGCCGGCACCCGTCTCGGTCGCGCAGACCATGCCCCACGAGCCCGCCCGGAGAGAGCTGCCAGCTCGGCATGAGCCGCCTTCACATCGTCACCCACACGAGGAGCAACACGATTACCCTAACCCAGCATGGCAAGAGCCACAACAGACTCCAcgacagcatcagcatcagcatcaccagcaacagcaacactcacaccagcagcagccacaccaTCAACAACTACAAGAGGTTGTTCCTCCCCGGCAGCTGCCTCCTCCCGGGGACAGCGGCATCCCCCAGCGCAACTTGAGCTTCCGCGAACGCACCGCGCGGAACGATGGCAACCTACCGGGAGGCGAGTCGCAACCActgcccgtgggcggcgggcttgcctTGGCTCGCAGCGGAAGCAACAAGCTGAGGAAGGAGCCTCCTCCAGAGGCACGCTACCGCCAAATGGGTGCCGAGAGAAGCGTATCTATGAGACAGACTCCAACGGGGCCGCCCCGGTCAGACAGGGTCGTTTCCCTCGAGGCGCGAAACAAGGAActaccgccaccaccaccaacggaGGCTAGGGCTGCGCCGAGCCACGATAACGAACGCTATCCGGCGTTTGTCGAGAGCGAGCCTATCCACAGTATCCATCGACGCGCTACCGAGCCCAGTCAGCGACACATTGAAATCCAAGCTGCTCCCGTAACTGGCCACCGACATAacgtcgagcagccggcCGAGACGCAGCTCGCTCAACCCGCCGTCATCCGTCCTCAGGCGCTGCAAGAAGCCGAGTCGGAGGCTTCACACCCTCACTCTCCCGGGATGCCGTCCATCAGGCGCGAAGACCTGCGCCCGGGCGAAGGCCTTTATAAGCCACCCGAGTGGCTCGACGAGTGGAAAAAGGGCACCACAGGCACGTTGTCCGGGGCACTCCTCGATGTCACCAGGGAGCAGTCGTCTGGAGCCGACATCAACAAGGCATGGTGGGAGActgggcgaggcggtggcaacggcaacgcGGCGAGGCGTAAGGCCGAAGCTTTCGATGGAGAGTACGACGATACGACAG GGCCAACTCGCTTCAAGCCGCCCTTATATCTCAAGTGCGGTCCTCTTTTGAGATACTGCGGTATTCGTCGCGAGAGATTTCCCACCAGGTCTGGCGGGTTTAACGAGCGCGAGATATGGCGAGGCAGCATCCTGATTGTTACCCAAGACGCAGAATCTTCGTACGAGATTGCTCCAATGCTCCGGCTTTTCGTGCAAAACGTGGCGCTTCTGCCACGACCGCCTCATCAGGTCAACGGGGACCTGCCACCGGAGTACGTTGACCCGATCGCCGGACATCCCAAGTTGGGCCGCAGAGGCGAGACCCTGTATGTCCGACCAGTAGAGCAACTGGAGGAAGCCAAGGACTTGTCTCGCGACGAGACGGATAACGGCCTCTTCGAGAAGACAAAGAGCCCGCCCGACGTGGCCCCTGCCGATGGCTCCACGGATCTACCCGGGTCGTTCGCACGCCGTCGCAAAGCCGTTGGCATTGACGGCGAGAAGCTACAAAAATACAAAGACGCTCGAGGCTTCCGTCTGCACGCCGAGCGTGGGCACACTTTCTGGCGCTTCAACATCGAGGTGGAGCTCCAggcgaagcagcagcgcatcGCCTACCGCATCAACCGAGGGCCCTGCATGGGCTTCTGGGTccctgcgcgaggagagGCCATGAACATCATGTTCTACAGCTGCAACGGCTTCAGCCTCAGTGCCAAGCCCGACGAACTCAGCGGGCCAGATCCCATGTGGCGGGACGTGCTGAATTCGCATCAGACGCAGCCGTTCCACGtcatggtcggcggcggcgaccagctTTACAACGACTGCATCGCCGACGAATGCCAACTCTTTGACCAGTGGCTCGACGCTCGCAATCCTCACCACAAGCACAATGCACCGTTCTTGCCCGAGATGCAAGACGAGATGGAGGAATTTTATCTCGAGCGGTATTGCATGTGGTTCTCTCAGGGTCTCTTTGGACTTGCCAATTCCCAGATTGCCATGGTCAACATGtacgacgaccacgacatCTTTGACGGGTACGGCTCGTACCCTGACCGGTACATGAACTCGCCCGTCTTCCGCGGCCTCGGTGCCGTGGCGTTCAAGTACTACATGCTGTTCCAGCATCAAAGCCTCATGGACGAGACGGAGATGACGGAGCCAAGCTGGATTCTGGGAGACCAGCCGGGACCGTACATTGGCGAACTAAGCCGCAGCGTGTACGTCTCCGTGGGTGGCAAGGTGGCGTTGCTAGCAGTCGACTGCCGAACGGAGAGGACGGAACACGACGTGATTGGAGACAAGACTTGGGAGAAGATCATGAACCGGCTGTACGCCGAAGTCAGGCGCGGACAGGTCGAACATCTTCTTGTTCTGCTGGGCGTCCCCATCGCCTACCCTCGCCTCGTGTGGCTGGAGAACAT CCTGACGTCCCGGTTGATGCACCCTGTCAAGGCTTTGGGCCGCACTGGCGTTTTCGGCAAGGCACTCAATAACattgatggcggcgtcgaggtgctgGACGACCTGAACGATCACTGGACCGCCAAGAACCACAAACACGAACGGAGCATCATCATTGAGGATCTGCAGGATCTCGCCATTGATAAATCGATGCGGGTCACGATTTTGAGCGGTGATGTCCACTTGGCCGCGGTCGGGCAGTTCTACTCGAATCCAAAGCTTGGACTGGCCAAGCACAAGGACCCGCGGTACATGCCCAACATCATCTcatcggccatggccaaccACCCGCCGTCTGATCTCATGGCAGATGTCCTCAACAAGCGCAACAAGGTGCATCACTTTGACAAGCAGACAGACGAGAACATGATTCCGCTCTTCCAGCACGGCGTGGACGGAAAGGCCAGGAACAATAAGCACCTTTTGCCACACCGAAACTGGTGTCAGATCCGCGCATGGGCACCAGGAAacaccccccctcccacgccgccacTGTCGGCCTACGAAGGCACTCCGAGTCCGTCGCCCAGCAAAGGTGGCGGGATCTTCAGAAGGCTATCTTCCAGGAGGCAACCTCAGGCGGCCAATTTCGACGGCTCGAGGGACTCTGTAAGAGGCCCCAAGCCTCCCGTGTCTGGTGGCATGGGCTTCTTCCGCAGCCTCTCGCGACGCAACTCTACAgacgggcgacggccggccaAGCTCACGCGAAGCATGTCGCTGGGCCGCGGAGAGGGCGAGAAGAGGGGCTTCTTCGGCttcgggcggcgaggcagcgagAGTCGgcccgacgatggcggcatCAACGGACAGTGGGGtggcgacagcgacgaggacgaatTCTACGGGCACCCGGCacatcctcctccagctgctcgtccgtcGGGCCTTCGCGGGGGAGGCACGTATGACGACGAGTACGCCGAGGGTGATGAGTCGTACTTTacggcgaggccgctgccgcctcgtcgagcggtGACGCTGGAAAGCCAGCCTCCGtcagccggcgacgaggaggcgcccGTCATCAGGCCCTTCCACCGCACGCCGACGGGACTATCGACGAAGCAACTGAAGAAGGCGGAGCAGTACGAGGTGGACCTGGAAGGCGGACTGGACATCACGCTCAACGTTGAGGTCAACCCCAAGGACCCGACGGGCATCACGGTGCCGTACcgcctgctggtgccgcggcTGCAGTACGAGTACGATCCGGCgagcgacgagctggccgcgtcgacgaagcggctGGCCCAGGAGCCGCGGGGGTTCAAGAGGCTGTTTAGCATACGGAGACGGAAGCAGGAGAAGGCGCAAGAGACTCACGACGGGCCGCCtagcgaggaggacgaggacggcgaagaggacgagTATCCGAGGCACTGA